Proteins encoded by one window of Gemmatimonadaceae bacterium:
- a CDS encoding slipin family protein: MNANIVNYLIAAAVAVFLFQYGVRIVKQYEGGVVLRFGRLIGVRAPGLRFIFPLIDRMFKIDTRVVTLTVEPQELITRDNVTIKVDAVVYFQVVDCAKALIQVEHYDRATSQIALTTLRSVLGQSELDELLAQRDKINQKLATIIDHHTEPWGVKVSVVEVKDVLLPETMQRSMAAQAEAEREKRAKIIRADGEFLAAETLGKAAVIIRDNPPALQLRYLQTLTEMTSNGNGTIVPVTMDLLGGIKSAFGGESK, from the coding sequence ATGAACGCCAACATAGTGAACTACCTCATCGCCGCCGCAGTCGCCGTCTTCCTCTTTCAGTACGGCGTGCGGATCGTGAAGCAATACGAGGGCGGCGTGGTGCTCCGCTTCGGCCGACTGATCGGGGTGCGCGCGCCGGGCCTGCGCTTCATCTTCCCGCTCATCGACCGGATGTTCAAGATCGACACCCGCGTGGTGACGCTGACGGTCGAACCGCAGGAGCTGATCACCCGCGACAACGTCACCATCAAGGTGGACGCGGTGGTCTACTTCCAGGTGGTCGACTGCGCCAAGGCGCTCATCCAGGTCGAGCACTACGACCGGGCGACGTCGCAGATCGCGCTCACGACCCTCCGGAGCGTCCTCGGCCAGTCCGAACTCGACGAGCTGCTCGCGCAGCGCGACAAGATCAACCAGAAGCTCGCCACGATCATCGATCACCACACCGAGCCGTGGGGCGTGAAGGTCTCGGTGGTCGAGGTGAAGGATGTCCTGCTGCCCGAGACGATGCAGCGCTCGATGGCCGCGCAGGCCGAAGCCGAGCGTGAGAAGCGCGCCAAGATCATCCGCGCGGACGGCGAGTTCCTCGCGGCGGAGACGCTCGGCAAGGCGGCGGTCATCATCCGCGACAACCCGCCCGCCCTGCAGCTGCGCTACCTGCAGACGCTGACCGAGATGACGAGCAATGGCAACGGCACCATCGTGCCGGTGACGATGGACCTGCTGGGCGGCATCAAGTCGGCGTTCGGCGGCGAGTCGAAGTAG
- a CDS encoding copper chaperone PCu(A)C, protein MFRFRALFALIALAVACGGRDAPAPAGSLSVHDAWARAADSGMVTAVYLSLVNTERAAVTLTGAASPLADAVSLHMTHEMDGMVHMMPLDSAPIAPGDSLVLAVNAKHLMVNGLRRKLAAGDSLPVTLSFTGGRTLEFRALVRSPY, encoded by the coding sequence GTGTTCCGCTTCCGCGCCCTCTTTGCGCTGATCGCCCTCGCCGTCGCCTGCGGCGGCCGCGACGCCCCCGCCCCCGCTGGCTCGCTCAGCGTGCACGACGCCTGGGCACGCGCCGCCGACTCCGGCATGGTGACGGCGGTGTACCTGTCGCTCGTGAATACCGAACGCGCCGCCGTCACGCTCACCGGCGCGGCCTCCCCGCTGGCCGACGCCGTGTCGCTGCACATGACGCACGAGATGGACGGCATGGTGCACATGATGCCGCTCGACTCGGCGCCGATCGCACCCGGCGACTCGCTCGTGCTCGCCGTGAACGCCAAGCACCTGATGGTGAACGGCCTGCGGCGCAAGCTCGCGGCGGGTGACTCGCTCCCAGTGACGCTGTCGTTCACTGGCGGCCGGACGCTCGAATTCCGGGCGCTGGTGCGCTCGCCGTACTGA
- a CDS encoding YdeI/OmpD-associated family protein: MGSRDKRIDEYIARQASFARPILRHIRAVVHTASPAIDEDIKWGFPWFTYRGKPLAYMAGFKAHVGFGFYRGKLVMGEGREKQDAMGSFGRLTGVRDLPGKAVIVRFVKKAVALAGQARASGKAPVRAAKPMPRVPPALAKALAADATLRAQWNAFTPGKRREYLEWISSAKQDSTRDRRLATTVAQVREGKSQNWRYEAKVRVPRR; the protein is encoded by the coding sequence ATGGGAAGCCGAGACAAGCGCATCGACGAGTACATCGCCAGGCAGGCGTCCTTCGCGCGCCCAATCCTGCGGCACATTCGAGCCGTCGTGCACACGGCGTCGCCCGCCATCGACGAGGACATCAAGTGGGGCTTCCCGTGGTTCACGTACCGCGGCAAGCCGCTGGCGTACATGGCCGGCTTCAAGGCGCACGTCGGCTTCGGATTCTACCGCGGAAAGCTCGTGATGGGCGAGGGCCGCGAAAAGCAGGACGCGATGGGGAGCTTCGGCCGCCTGACCGGCGTGCGCGACCTTCCGGGCAAGGCCGTCATCGTTCGCTTCGTGAAGAAGGCGGTCGCCCTCGCCGGCCAGGCCCGCGCGAGCGGCAAGGCCCCCGTGCGCGCGGCGAAGCCCATGCCCAGAGTGCCGCCGGCGCTGGCCAAGGCCCTTGCCGCGGACGCCACGCTGCGCGCGCAGTGGAACGCCTTCACGCCCGGCAAGCGGCGTGAATACCTGGAGTGGATTTCCAGCGCGAAACAGGACTCGACGCGCGACCGGCGACTCGCGACGACCGTCGCGCAGGTGCGCGAAGGCAAGTCGCAGAACTGGCGGTACGAGGCGAAGGTGCGCGTCCCGCGCCGCTGA
- a CDS encoding methyltransferase domain-containing protein: MRKRVMADGRGQKADQPSAIRPQPSAITDWWQRYFDAGYLREYEPLFSLEEDRHQVARLLELLGLPSGARVLDCPCGQGRHAHLLAEAGFDVDGVDYSAPLLARARERGTGRTLRYRRADMRRLPAGWTGRFDAVVNLFTSFGFFADAADDARVLQEFARVLKPGGVLVWHGGDRDGVMAKFVSRDWWTTADGTLVAQERHFDPLTGFLTVESNWRGPQVHEDRTHRIRLYTPSQLSEMMRAAGLIVEQAFDSFTDRAISRRSSEMLLLARREP, encoded by the coding sequence ATGCGGAAGCGAGTGATGGCGGATGGCAGAGGGCAGAAGGCGGACCAACCGTCTGCCATCCGCCCTCAGCCATCCGCCATCACTGATTGGTGGCAGCGCTATTTCGATGCCGGGTACCTCCGGGAGTACGAACCCCTCTTCAGCCTCGAGGAGGACCGCCATCAGGTGGCGCGGCTGCTGGAGTTGCTGGGCCTCCCGTCGGGGGCGCGCGTGCTCGACTGCCCGTGCGGACAGGGGCGGCACGCGCACCTGCTGGCGGAGGCCGGGTTCGACGTCGATGGCGTCGACTACTCGGCGCCGCTGCTCGCCAGGGCCCGCGAGCGGGGCACGGGACGCACGCTGCGGTATCGCCGCGCCGATATGCGGCGCCTGCCAGCCGGATGGACGGGGCGATTCGATGCGGTCGTCAATCTCTTCACGAGCTTCGGGTTCTTTGCCGACGCCGCCGACGATGCGCGCGTGCTCCAGGAGTTCGCGCGCGTGCTCAAGCCCGGTGGCGTGCTGGTCTGGCACGGCGGCGATCGCGATGGGGTGATGGCCAAGTTCGTCTCGCGCGACTGGTGGACGACGGCCGACGGGACGCTGGTGGCGCAGGAGCGCCACTTCGACCCGCTGACCGGGTTCTTGACCGTCGAGTCAAATTGGCGGGGACCGCAGGTCCACGAGGATCGCACGCATCGCATTCGGCTGTACACGCCGTCCCAGTTGTCGGAGATGATGCGCGCGGCGGGGTTGATCGTCGAGCAGGCGTTCGACAGTTTCACCGATCGCGCCATCAGCCGCCGCTCGAGCGAGATGCTGCTGCTCGCGCGCCGGGAACCGTAG
- a CDS encoding methylmalonyl-CoA mutase family protein, whose protein sequence is MTMPSDLESSLDAMRAELERLRAEVARWQARYAKGDKRDLAWTNSAREVAPLYTALDLEGSGGTAFEVPGEFPFTRGIHPTGYRGKLWTMRQFAGFGSAFETNQRYKFLLGRGTTGLSVAFDFPTLMGYDSDHPRSEGEVGKCGVAISSLADMETLFDGIPLDQVSTSMTINGPAIILWCFYIAAAEKQGVSSEKLRGTIQNDILKEYMAQHAWCFPIEPALRLIVDCFEWGATHAPQWNTVSISGYHIREAGATAAQELAFTLADGFTYVERGIARGLDVDEFAPRLSFFWDIHNDFFEEIAKLRAARRIWARHMRDRYGARNPRSWVMRFHSQTAGVTLTAQQPMNNVVRVAYQALAAVMGGTQSLHTNSMDETLALPTEHAVEVALRTQQVMAYETGVASVIDPLGGSYYVEKLTDDMEREAEQLFEQIHEQGGVVRGLEDGWFQKRIAESAARQQWEIEQRRKLVVGVNEFTTDETLTIPLLKIDESSAKEQAARLATLRTTRDNGLVQQRLDALRTAARGSENTVPYILDCARAYATLYEIRAALEDVFGAYREPVFF, encoded by the coding sequence ATGACCATGCCGTCCGATCTCGAATCCTCGCTCGATGCCATGCGTGCCGAGCTGGAGCGGCTGCGCGCCGAGGTGGCCCGCTGGCAGGCCCGCTACGCGAAGGGCGACAAGCGCGACCTCGCCTGGACGAATTCCGCCCGTGAGGTGGCGCCGCTGTACACGGCGCTCGACCTCGAGGGGTCCGGCGGCACCGCGTTCGAGGTGCCGGGCGAGTTTCCCTTCACGCGCGGCATTCACCCGACGGGCTACCGGGGCAAGCTCTGGACGATGCGCCAGTTCGCCGGCTTCGGCTCCGCGTTCGAGACCAACCAGCGCTACAAGTTCCTGCTCGGCCGCGGGACGACCGGCCTCTCGGTCGCGTTCGACTTCCCGACGCTGATGGGCTACGACTCCGATCACCCGCGGTCGGAGGGCGAGGTGGGGAAGTGCGGCGTGGCCATCAGCTCGCTGGCCGACATGGAGACGCTGTTCGACGGCATTCCGCTCGACCAGGTCTCCACGTCGATGACGATCAACGGGCCGGCGATCATCCTGTGGTGCTTCTACATCGCCGCCGCCGAAAAGCAGGGGGTCTCGTCCGAGAAGCTGCGCGGGACGATCCAGAACGACATCCTCAAGGAGTACATGGCGCAGCATGCGTGGTGCTTCCCCATTGAGCCCGCGCTGCGCCTGATCGTGGACTGTTTCGAATGGGGCGCCACCCACGCGCCGCAGTGGAACACGGTCTCCATCTCCGGCTATCACATCCGCGAGGCGGGGGCGACCGCGGCGCAGGAGCTGGCCTTTACCCTCGCCGACGGTTTCACGTACGTGGAACGCGGCATCGCCCGCGGCCTCGACGTCGACGAGTTTGCGCCGCGGCTGTCGTTCTTCTGGGACATCCACAACGACTTCTTCGAGGAGATCGCCAAGCTGCGCGCGGCGCGCCGCATCTGGGCGCGGCACATGCGCGACCGGTACGGCGCCCGGAATCCGCGCAGTTGGGTGATGCGCTTCCACTCGCAGACGGCCGGCGTGACGCTCACGGCGCAGCAGCCGATGAACAACGTCGTGCGCGTCGCCTATCAGGCGCTGGCGGCGGTGATGGGCGGCACGCAGTCGCTGCACACGAACTCCATGGACGAGACGCTGGCGCTGCCCACCGAGCACGCGGTGGAGGTGGCCCTGCGCACGCAGCAGGTGATGGCGTACGAGACGGGCGTCGCCTCGGTCATCGACCCGCTGGGCGGCTCGTACTACGTGGAGAAGCTCACCGACGACATGGAACGCGAGGCCGAGCAGTTGTTCGAGCAGATCCACGAGCAGGGCGGCGTGGTGCGCGGGCTCGAGGACGGCTGGTTCCAGAAGCGCATCGCCGAGAGCGCGGCGCGGCAGCAGTGGGAGATCGAGCAGCGCCGCAAGCTCGTGGTCGGCGTCAACGAATTCACGACCGACGAGACGCTCACGATCCCGCTGCTCAAGATTGACGAGTCGTCCGCGAAGGAACAGGCCGCGCGGCTCGCCACGCTGCGCACGACGCGTGACAACGGGCTCGTGCAGCAGCGGCTGGACGCGCTCCGCACGGCGGCGCGCGGCAGCGAGAACACCGTGCCGTACATCCTCGACTGCGCGCGGGCCTATGCGACGCTGTACGAGATTCGGGCCGCGCTCGAGGACGTGTTCGGGGCGTATCGGGAACCGGTTTTCTTCTGA
- the meaB gene encoding methylmalonyl Co-A mutase-associated GTPase MeaB: MSEPQLPAAAPRALHTLLADFAAGRKAALARAVSMVEDRRAGADLLLAALHSRVGRARRIGLTGPPGAGKSTLTSRIAAAWREQGHTVGIVAVDPTSPFSGGALLGDRVRMESVALDAGVFIRSMATRGSLGGLAGATREVCDVLDAFGLDRILIETVGVGQSELDIARTADTSLLVLVPEAGDSIQTLKAGLMEIADVFVVNKADRPGADRLRNDIDLMLGLRGGHLMKNVPARHGVDLRSLGRRPATEAVVETGDAETWSQPVLRAVGTTGEGLPEMLAALDAHFAYLERSGELDVRRRARLRERVKDVVFQRLARRLWNDAATNAWIDAQVADLATGRTTPYAVADELLRQSGPLMTGETA, translated from the coding sequence GTGAGCGAGCCGCAGCTGCCGGCCGCCGCGCCGCGCGCGCTGCATACGCTGCTCGCCGACTTTGCGGCGGGGCGCAAGGCCGCGCTCGCGCGCGCGGTGTCGATGGTCGAGGACCGCCGCGCCGGCGCCGATCTGCTGCTGGCCGCGCTGCACTCGAGGGTGGGACGGGCGCGCCGCATCGGCCTCACCGGCCCGCCAGGGGCGGGAAAGAGCACGCTCACCTCGCGGATTGCCGCCGCGTGGCGGGAACAGGGACACACCGTGGGCATCGTTGCCGTCGATCCGACGTCACCGTTCTCGGGCGGCGCGCTGCTCGGCGACCGGGTGCGCATGGAGTCGGTGGCGCTCGATGCCGGCGTCTTCATCAGATCGATGGCCACGCGCGGTTCGCTCGGCGGGCTCGCCGGCGCCACGCGCGAAGTCTGCGACGTGCTCGACGCCTTTGGCCTCGATCGCATTCTCATCGAGACGGTGGGGGTCGGTCAGAGCGAGCTCGACATCGCGCGCACGGCCGACACCTCGCTGCTGGTGCTGGTTCCCGAGGCCGGTGATTCGATCCAGACCCTGAAGGCCGGCCTGATGGAAATTGCCGATGTGTTCGTGGTGAACAAGGCCGACCGTCCGGGCGCGGACCGCCTGCGCAACGACATCGACCTGATGCTCGGCCTGCGCGGCGGGCACCTGATGAAGAACGTCCCGGCGCGCCATGGCGTCGACCTGCGCTCGCTCGGCCGGCGGCCCGCGACGGAGGCGGTCGTGGAGACCGGCGACGCCGAAACGTGGAGCCAGCCGGTGTTGCGCGCCGTGGGCACGACGGGGGAGGGGCTCCCCGAGATGCTGGCCGCACTGGACGCGCACTTCGCCTATCTTGAACGGAGCGGAGAACTTGACGTGCGCCGACGGGCGCGCCTGCGGGAACGCGTGAAGGACGTCGTCTTCCAGCGGCTTGCCCGGCGGCTCTGGAACGATGCAGCGACCAATGCCTGGATCGACGCGCAGGTGGCCGACCTCGCGACGGGACGCACGACGCCCTATGCCGTGGCCGACGAGTTGCTGCGCCAGAGCGGCCCCCTGATGACCGGAGAAACCGCATGA
- a CDS encoding CBS domain-containing protein translates to MNGVILFLVLLVAWLTMAATAVRTVSRIWLRHWVEHKLAGTAAGDIFVTRPSRLLLVAGTGIAALTMAIGVVAASNASSGMALVRTLALSALLLLVVGQSVPRAIARRWGMALIPILLPGLHALGLLVSPVLAFAEWVARRLAPSAPAPDDETRNALGDLLREGELEGVGEADESAIISGVVEFGVKRVRDVMTPRERIVAVDRSTPAGEIARLVARTALSRIPVIDGDLDRVLGMVHSFDVLERPANPVARIRRVTFAAPDLPCIDLMRIMLRERRHLAIVRDASGRTLGLATLEDLVEELVGDIHDEHDDTAAPEGA, encoded by the coding sequence ATGAACGGCGTCATCCTCTTCCTCGTCCTGCTCGTCGCCTGGCTCACGATGGCCGCCACCGCGGTGCGCACCGTGAGCCGCATCTGGCTGCGGCACTGGGTGGAGCACAAGCTCGCCGGAACGGCGGCCGGCGACATCTTCGTCACCCGTCCGTCGCGGCTGCTGCTCGTCGCCGGCACCGGCATCGCGGCCCTGACAATGGCCATCGGGGTGGTCGCGGCATCGAACGCGTCGTCCGGGATGGCGCTCGTCCGCACGCTCGCCCTCTCGGCGCTGCTGTTGCTCGTGGTGGGACAGTCCGTGCCGCGCGCCATCGCGCGGCGCTGGGGGATGGCGCTGATTCCAATCCTGCTCCCCGGCCTGCACGCGCTCGGTCTGTTGGTGTCACCGGTGCTTGCCTTTGCGGAGTGGGTGGCGCGGCGGCTCGCGCCGTCGGCCCCGGCGCCCGACGACGAGACGCGCAACGCGCTCGGGGACCTGCTGCGGGAGGGGGAACTCGAGGGCGTTGGCGAGGCGGACGAAAGCGCGATCATCAGCGGCGTGGTCGAGTTCGGGGTCAAGCGCGTGCGCGACGTGATGACGCCGCGCGAGCGCATCGTCGCGGTGGACCGGTCGACCCCCGCCGGCGAGATCGCGCGCCTGGTGGCACGCACGGCGCTGTCGCGCATTCCCGTCATCGATGGCGACCTCGACCGGGTGCTCGGCATGGTGCACTCCTTTGACGTGCTGGAGCGTCCCGCCAATCCGGTGGCGCGCATTCGGCGCGTCACCTTCGCGGCCCCGGACCTTCCCTGCATCGACCTGATGCGCATCATGTTGCGCGAACGGCGCCATCTGGCGATCGTGCGCGATGCGTCAGGGCGGACGCTGGGCCTGGCGACGCTGGAGGACCTCGTGGAGGAACTCGTGGGCGACATTCACGACGAGCACGACGACACCGCCGCCCCGGAGGGCGCGTGA